Below is a genomic region from Triticum dicoccoides isolate Atlit2015 ecotype Zavitan chromosome 5A, WEW_v2.0, whole genome shotgun sequence.
GGAgctcctatggaggctcaagggcaacgACTAGCTCGATGTGTGATGaagtatgagtttttatttgttataAACTatttaatttgtattgaactatttgttgaagaaAAAAGTCAATTTTACTACCCTGAATAAAGTGGGTGGTTCACTTTACCCCATGATCTATTTTTCGGCTTGTTTTACCCCCCAAACAAACCCAAACCGGACAAAACACCCCCCCCCCAACTGGTTTTTCTCCACCCGCTGCTGATGTGGCACTAGTCAACGGCGATTTTGACCtgggtggggcccccttgtcaggtttttctctctctctctagttaataGATTATTTAACTCAGTCTAAAAATTgtggggccccactgtcatagACTAGACTAGTGGTGGGCGGGCTAGTACTAAAGGGGGATTAGGCCCCCAAGTTAAGTTGGGGCCGGGCCCCACTGGTAGAGAGCCAGCCGGCCCTCTCTGGCTGTGCACGCCAGCGGGCTCGACCAGAGCTAGAGGCGGCGTGGGGGGTGCGGCAGCCAGCGGCGGGCGCAGGCCAGCGTGGTTGGGCGTGGCCGGGCGCAGCGACAACGGTGAGTAGAGCTAGGATGCAGCAGTAGCGCAGCAGCGGCAGGCGAGCAGCAGTTCCGGCAGCGGGCAGGGCTCCACAGGCGGGCGTGTGCGGCTGCGGAGAGGCAGAAGCGCGGGCGACGGGCGGTCTGGGCAGGAGCGGGTGCGCCCGCTGGGCGGTTAAGGCTGCGGAGGGAGCGGGCAAGCACGCTCGGGAGCGGAGCTCCGGCGGTTTGGCCATGGCGGCCGAAGCACGGGGACGACGGCTAAACAGTGAATTCGAAACTAGAGGCACGGTTGGACGGGTTGAGGGCTTGTACAGGCGGCTGCGGAGGTGCTGAGCACAGAGGTGTGCTCGGACGTGAGCGGCAACAGCTGTGAGCGCACCGGCGAAGCGAACGACGGCGACGAGCTTCGCCTGTGATGGCAACGAGCGATGGAGCGACATATTGGAGCGGGGAGAAAAGGGGTTTCGCGCGTGAGCTCACCGTGGAGGCACACGTAGGCCCGGTGAAAGCTTAGGAGTAGTAGGCCGACCGAAATCAAAGAGGATTGCTGGCGGTGGTCCGAGGAAGAAGATGACATGGGCGATGGCGTTGGCGCTCCTTGGCTTCGATCCGGTGACGCAGGCGAAGTAGTGGACGACGACAGAGAAGATGGACGTGTGGTCTAGGCGCTGGGGAGTGTGGTGGGCACGAGGACGAGGTcggccatggcggcgatgcgaTGACGAAGGCCTCGGGCGCACGCGAGAGAGAGAGGTAGGGAGGGAGGGATTGAGGGACGGAGAGAGAAACCTGATAAGGGGGCCCCACCCAGGTCAAAACCGCCGTTGACTAGTGCCACATCAGCAGCGGGTGGAGAAAAACCAGCGGGGGGTGTTTTGTCCGGTTTGATTTTGTTTGGGGGTAAAAGAAGCCGAAAAATAGATGAGGGTAAAGTGAACCACCCGCTGCTGATGTGGGTGAATTAGAAGATGGCACGCGTTTGTAGCTCACTTTCCGTGGAGGCCGTCCGTAAATGAAGCATTATTGGCGCTCAGGTGTGACCCGTCTTGCCAAACGCTGCCCCGCGTGCTAGCTAGTCCGCCGTCCGGTCCCCTCTCCCGAAACCTCCTGCAGCTCCAGCAATGGCACGGAAGAGCGAAGGGAAGAAGACCAGAACCAAAAGAGACCCACCTTCCTCCACCACGGTTCCTCCCCCGCCGCCGGTGGAGCCACAGGCTACGGCGCCGGACATCTCGATCGAAGTGCTCGCCGAGTTCGACATCTTCAGCATTCTCCGCCGTCTCTGCCTCGCCGACCTCCTCCGTGCCGCCCTCGCCTGCCACCGCTGGCGCCGCCTGGCCGCCAGCTGCCTCCCACGcgcccctcctctcctcggccactTCTTCCACCCAACGGAAGTCAATCCCCCGTTCCCGCTGGAGGAAACCAAGGATCCCGACACCCCCGCCGTGTTCGCTCCCCTCGacgcctcctccccgcgcctctccCTCGACTTCGCTCCGGACGCCGTCCGCTTCTACCTCTACGACTCGCACCGAGGCCTCCTGCTTTGCGAGCCGTCCGACCCCCTTCCCAAGAAGGTCATCCCCCGCTTCCTCGTCCTCGACCCGGCCACCCGCCGCCGCACGCTCCTCCCGCCCCCGCGCCGCGACACGGTGCCCGATGACCGCCGCTGGCGCAGCTCGAGGTACTACATCGGCTCCGCGCTGCTCTCCCGCGCTCACCAGAGCAAGCTCTGCTTCGAGGCTGTCTGCTTCGCCATCGACGGCGACCACCCTCGCGCCTGGGTCGCGTCCGTCGACAACGGCGACTGCAGCTGGCGCGCGCTCCCGCGGGACGAGGATGTCGTGGTCGATTTCGACCCCTGGCTGTTCGAAGGACGCTGCGTGCACGCCGCCGGGAAGATATACTGGCACATCTGCAACTCTGAGCGCGTGCTCGTGCTGGACCCTGTCACGCTCAGGTTCTCCTACCTGCCGGCGCCGCGCGCGCTGCGAATCGACGCGCTGGCTGTGTGCAAGTACCGCGTCGGGGAGACGCCGGATGGGCGGGTTTGCTTGGTCACGGACGGCCAGCAGCAGCTGCATCTCTGGGTGCGCGGGGAGGGCATGTCGAGCGACAACGGTTGGCTTCTGGAGAGGAGGATCGTGGACTTGAGCGCGCTGTGCGACATGATTCCTGGCATGCCCAGCAACCGGATGCTCAGGACCCATTGCATCTGGCCCACCGACATGGACGCCGGTCGCACAGGGAAGGTGTTCATCAAGACCTGGGGATTTGGGCGCTACACGTACGATCTCCACACCGGCAAGATGGAGCGCCTGCCGACGAGAAGCGGCAAGGACTATGCGCACCCCGTCTTCGCCTACTCCCTGGCATGGCCGCCCACGTTCCTCGCTCCAGAGGACTGACTTCGGTAAACCCTGTCGCCATTTTTGTCCAGCgatgttgctcgctcttttgcacaCTCGGATCAGTGTTTTTGTCATGTGTTTGCTTGCAGTAGTTTGTTCCATGTGCATAATACCATGAGTAAGTCAAGTGCAGTGGCTTTGGAGGCACAAGTGTATCCATGTAAGGTTATAGGCAGTTCTTCTTGCAAGATAGGTAGGATACAGAGGGAGTAATGTTTATTTTTACATTGCATTTTGTACATTAGGTTTACATTTTAAACCGCCCTGTATCTCTGATTTCCTTGCTCGTTTTGATTCGTTATAAAATATCTTTTAGGTTACCTTTATAGTACCCAAATGCAGGCTGTTTTTATGCTGGAAGTTTTATTGAGCATGTTCCGTAGGCTTGTCGCAGGTTTAAGAACGGATCTTTTAGCTTATGTCTATGAATTATATACCTCTGAAATCATCATTAGTTTGTACCTTAATGCTTGTTTTCTCTTAGAAACTTGTCTTGTGCTACTGGGTTGGGAGCTGGTCCTTATTGTTAACATTAAGTGCATCACTTTAACTTCTGATGTCACCTTTATATTCTTTTATCTTTATAACTGGTAATGGTACAATACTGCTTGTGTATTTTCTAGTAATTGGTCATTTAGAAGATCAAAAACTATAATGGATATTGTAACATTCTTATGATTAGATATGCGCCATTCGCTATGTGATTATTGGTTAAGTACTTTGTACTCCTCTCTGTATGAAACCaattcatagttttggttttgtttAGGGACTTTTAGCCTAGAAGATAGCCCACTTATTTAGCTTTCTTTTCATACTACCATAACTGTCAAATGGTCTGAATTGGAGCAATCTTTCTGACAGCTCTTTGATAGAATTCTAAACGGTAAACAGCATAGACATGAGCCTAATGTTCTGGTTAGGAGTCAGTTTGATTTTTTTACTACTTGCTCATCTTGTATGCTGGTACAATTATATCGGCTTATTTCAGTGCAAATTTGGTAGCTGATACTTCTGTCATTTCTATGATTCAAGCCGTGTGGCGACTTGTAAAGGAACTGGCGCATCCTATTTTGAAGTCAGCTCTTGATACGCAGGTCATCACTTCCTCATTGTGTGCCATCTCTCTCGGGGAAGCTCTGATTATCTTGGCCTGTATGAGGCCATTTAAGCAATCTTTTGATGCTATGCTATCCAAGCATCATTTGGATCCGATGATATTCAGCAAGGCGTACTGTTAAATTAAATTACGCTTGTTTTGGACAATCCCTTGCTTTAGTCTATTCAGTAATATTGATTGAGTTTTGACTTTCCTATTGTTCTGTCTTGCCTTGGTAATTTGTGGGTTTGGCCATTGTGAGTTTGTGATTGTCAAATTAGTACTCGCTCTGttccaaatttgaactaaaaccacgacgagtaatttggaacggagggagtagctttgttTTGTGTATCTAGCGATAGTTGAACATCTTGAATTTGGATGGTAGTGCTAGTTTACACACACCTTGCTTGATTCTTTATCGCATTCAGCCATCGCTTGCAGACAATTGGGATCCACACAATGTTCAGACTGTAAACCACTTGGGTAGGAAAATAGAAAGGTAGCGCCTATACAGCGCCGGTTGCGCCAGCTGGCTCGCCCGCTTTGCCCGTTCGCTCCCTTCGCGCCTGGCGTGCTTCCCTTCGCCAGATGGTTTGTTTTTTCATTCTCTAAAAAAAAGCTATtagttattttttgtttttttatgcaGTTGGTCCGCTATGAAAAAGCCTAGCCGGTTTTTCATAGTACTTTTAAAAACAAATGTGAGATGAAAAACGTTTACATATTTGAAAACAAAACCACGAATTAAGGAAAaaaatgaatttgaaaaagttcacagaATTGAATAAATGTTCCCAAATTTgtggatttgaaaaatgttcataaattttagAAAAGTTCAGGATTTGAATAAAAGTTCGTGAATGTTTGGTCCTGAAAAAGATCATAGTTTTGAAAAAAGTTggaatttttaaaaaagttcatgagttttaaaaaaatcatgaattataATTTTCAAAAAGTTATTTGAAAAACacaaaatttaaaattattcacaaatttgaaattttaaaaagtcatgaatttgaaagaagttcatgaatttgaagaaaGATCATGGATTTGAAAACAACTTCATGAACTTAGAAAAATCATGAGCTCAAAAAACTTTACAGGATTAAAAAAAATCATGGATCTAAAAAAAAGTTGACAAACTCGAAAAAGTTCAAGGGTTCAGAAAACGTTAACGGGATTCAAAAAATCCATGGACTCGAAAAAAATTCGCAGATTTGGAAAAAGTTCTTCAATTTTTcaaagttcacggatttgaaaaagttcatcaattttgaaaaaagaagttcatggatttgaaaaggtTCGTCGTTTTTTGAAAAGAAATCACGGATTTGTGAAAATTCATGGATTTTAAGAAATAGTTAAGTAAAAAATTTTGCAAAAAGTAGAAAAATCACATATTTGCCAACATTGAGCAACttgatgcgtgcaccacaaatccgtTCCCGGTTGGACCAATAGTGGGGAATTCACTGTCTGTATATAGTTCCGTACATCTCAATACGACAAAAAAATTGGAGCACTGCACAAAATTCGGATGCCACCATCCACCCAACCATAGGTAAGCCTCCATGTTTTTGTTTCGAGAGCGAACCACTAATTGTTTGTGAGAGCACGCATGTTCAATCCCGAGTGAGGGCGCGAGCTAGTCGATCAGGGTGGGGGCGACGAAGGTGAGCAAGCCAGGGACACGGTGAACATCTCAATACCTCACAAGAAGCCAGGAAGCTAACAACATTGAGATCAATATTATCACAAATTACCTTTCTTTGGTTCAAACCAGCAAAACTCAAGGCCATCACATCCCTCCTTGTCCCCGAACGCCGCCACTTTCTTACATGCGTGACCCTCTGTCCCCACAACGCGCCGACCACCACGGGATCTCTTTCGGACACACCCTCTTTTCTCATCGTGTGAGCCATCACTTCCAATCCCACCTGTTGTGGCTGCTTAGAAAAGGAGGAGGCTCATGAGATGTCAAGGAGGAGCAGTTGCGGATGCAGGAACAATTCCCTGTGTGACGGAGGTTACTATCATATGTGTGTTAGCTCAAATCTTAAATGAAGTACCATATACACATAGCATGTGTTACGTATGACAACAACCAAACCTTGCCAGATTGCTGGCTACACCACTAAGGAGGAGGGGCAACATCTGCAGCTCAAATCCGGGCAGAAGAGAGNNNNNNNNNNNNNNNNNNNNNNNNNNNNNNNNNNNNNNNNNNNNNNNNNNNNNNNNNNNNNNNNNNNNNNNNNNNNNNNNNNNNNNNNNNNNNNNNNNNNNNNNNNNNNNNNNNNNNNNNNNNNNNNNNNNNNNNNNNNNNNNNNNNNNNNNNNNNNNNNNNNNNNNNNNNNNNNNNNNNNNNNNNNNNNNNNNNNNNNNNNNNNNNNNNNNNNNNNNNNNNNNNNNNNNNNNNNNNNNNNNNNNNNNNNNNNNNNNNNNNNNNNNNNNNNNNNNNNNNNNNNNNNNNNNNNNNNNNNNNNNNNNNNNNNNNNNNNNNNNNNNNNNNNNNNNNNNNNNNNNNNNNNNNNNNNNNNNNNNNNNNNNNNNNNNNNNNNNNNNNNNNNNNNNNNNNNNNNNNNNNNNNNNNNNNNNNNNNNNNNNNNNNNNNNNNNNNNNNNNNNNNNN
It encodes:
- the LOC119301167 gene encoding uncharacterized protein LOC119301167; its protein translation is MARKSEGKKTRTKRDPPSSTTVPPPPPVEPQATAPDISIEVLAEFDIFSILRRLCLADLLRAALACHRWRRLAASCLPRAPPLLGHFFHPTEVNPPFPLEETKDPDTPAVFAPLDASSPRLSLDFAPDAVRFYLYDSHRGLLLCEPSDPLPKKVIPRFLVLDPATRRRTLLPPPRRDTVPDDRRWRSSRYYIGSALLSRAHQSKLCFEAVCFAIDGDHPRAWVASVDNGDCSWRALPRDEDVVVDFDPWLFEGRCVHAAGKIYWHICNSERVLVLDPVTLRFSYLPAPRALRIDALAVCKYRVGETPDGRVCLVTDGQQQLHLWVRGEGMSSDNGWLLERRIVDLSALCDMIPGMPSNRMLRTHCIWPTDMDAGRTGKVFIKTWGFGRYTYDLHTGKMERLPTRSGKDYAHPVFAYSLAWPPTFLAPED